In a single window of the Desulfonatronovibrio magnus genome:
- a CDS encoding WecB/TagA/CpsF family glycosyltransferase, with amino-acid sequence MPSQKNIVQQNRIPLVVMGIPFHDMTFEETVAWAMDRIRSGRPGYIVTANLDFVMQSRRDPELQRIMLEADLVVADGAPLVWISRVFGPKLRQRVTGSDLTPMLAMACTDENRSIFALGAAPGVSQKAMQVLSERYPGLQVAGTYSPPKADILEMDHEDILKRIQDTQPDLLLVAFGAPKQEKWINMHFRKWKIPLAIGIGGTLDFLAGVQRRAPRLVQKIGMEWFWRMLTNPRRLLGRYASNLAFLTTESIRLSRLSRGSGPEREQLPLPQASILESLQAVSIPLKPMTSIFAVEAFLEQLLPVIQTHSPVLDLSEIKALSSLELGGLVVLDKTCRKYKRRVFLWNTRQSIQRYLQACGLTDYLRIVDNLEELQSQLGMLQQIVREGSLVDMGQGFLKIRMPLELTVTNLENFRQKVEGIWDRMSGHGGLNEITFDARELEYIDSAALGYLVGLKKKAQTHDIVMKFDGFSGAAGKTLKLARLEKLLGA; translated from the coding sequence ATGCCTTCACAAAAAAATATAGTTCAGCAGAACAGGATTCCACTGGTAGTCATGGGGATCCCCTTTCATGATATGACTTTTGAAGAGACTGTCGCATGGGCCATGGACAGAATCCGTTCAGGCAGGCCCGGTTATATTGTTACAGCCAATCTGGACTTTGTTATGCAGTCGCGCCGAGATCCTGAGCTGCAGCGTATCATGCTGGAAGCGGACCTTGTGGTGGCAGACGGCGCTCCTCTGGTATGGATTTCCCGAGTGTTCGGCCCAAAGCTCAGACAGAGGGTCACAGGCAGTGACCTGACTCCCATGCTGGCCATGGCATGCACAGATGAAAACCGAAGCATATTTGCTCTGGGAGCTGCTCCCGGAGTGTCTCAGAAGGCCATGCAGGTCTTATCAGAAAGGTATCCAGGCTTGCAGGTTGCTGGAACATATTCACCGCCAAAGGCAGATATCCTGGAGATGGATCATGAAGATATCCTCAAACGCATTCAGGATACTCAACCGGACCTGCTGCTTGTGGCCTTTGGAGCACCCAAGCAGGAAAAGTGGATTAATATGCATTTCCGGAAATGGAAAATTCCTCTTGCCATAGGAATAGGAGGCACTCTGGATTTTCTGGCAGGTGTTCAGCGCAGGGCGCCGCGGCTGGTACAAAAAATCGGCATGGAGTGGTTCTGGCGCATGCTTACAAATCCCCGGCGTCTTTTGGGGCGCTACGCCTCCAACCTGGCGTTTCTGACTACAGAGAGCATCAGGCTGAGCAGGCTGTCCCGGGGCAGCGGGCCAGAAAGAGAACAGCTGCCTCTGCCACAGGCTTCCATCCTGGAGAGTCTCCAGGCAGTCTCCATACCTCTGAAGCCCATGACATCCATCTTTGCCGTAGAGGCCTTTCTTGAACAGCTGCTTCCTGTAATTCAGACTCACAGTCCAGTGCTGGATCTCTCAGAGATCAAGGCTTTGAGCAGCCTGGAACTCGGGGGACTGGTAGTCTTAGACAAAACCTGCCGCAAATATAAGCGCAGGGTATTTTTATGGAATACCAGACAAAGCATTCAGCGCTATCTGCAGGCCTGCGGACTGACTGACTATCTAAGGATAGTGGATAATCTGGAGGAACTGCAGTCCCAGCTTGGGATGCTGCAGCAGATTGTCCGGGAAGGATCACTGGTGGACATGGGGCAGGGCTTTTTGAAGATCCGCATGCCACTGGAACTTACTGTGACCAATCTGGAAAATTTCCGGCAGAAGGTGGAGGGCATATGGGACAGAATGTCCGGCCATGGCGGATTAAACGAGATCACCTTTGATGCCCGAGAGCTGGAATATATTGACAGCGCAGCCCTGGGTTATCTGGTGGGGCTTAAGAAAAAGGCTCAGACACATGACATTGTTATGAAATTTGACGGATTCAGCGGCGCTGCCGGAAAGACCCTCAAGCTGGCCCGGCTGGAAAAGCTGCTGGGTGCATGA
- a CDS encoding metallophosphoesterase, producing the protein MTQSIKLTDYSTMGSGQLNELINRLGQSYVGNRLMLQAHHSSKVYGGRGSLRFHPENSETLPLLIKYGLFLTGMTKRCSNNCLNYRIREHVFNFKNLPGAFHGLRILQLSDIHADAIPDGCHKLKDALEKFRGRYDLCVLTGDYRFQTNREYQTCLEKMQFLTESISCPYGIYGILGNHDFLEMVHGLESMGVRMLLNESVALENQGQRIWIAGVDDPHFYHVHDIPRAMQQIPQKSFSILLCHSPEACRQASFAGVDVYLCGHTHGGQMCLPGGIPVITNSSVSRKYSAGAWALDRMQGYTSRGCGASGLPARLNCPPEINLHILEG; encoded by the coding sequence ATGACACAATCAATAAAACTAACGGATTACTCAACCATGGGATCGGGCCAATTGAACGAGCTGATTAACAGACTCGGTCAAAGCTATGTTGGGAACCGCCTGATGCTCCAGGCACACCATTCTTCCAAAGTTTACGGTGGCCGGGGCAGTCTGCGCTTCCACCCTGAAAACAGCGAGACCCTTCCCCTGCTCATCAAATACGGTCTTTTTCTTACTGGCATGACAAAGCGCTGCAGCAACAATTGTCTGAACTATCGCATCCGTGAGCATGTCTTTAATTTCAAAAATCTGCCCGGGGCTTTTCACGGTTTGCGCATCTTGCAGCTGTCAGACATTCACGCAGATGCCATACCGGATGGATGCCACAAATTAAAAGATGCCCTTGAAAAATTTCGCGGCCGATACGATCTGTGCGTGCTTACCGGTGACTACCGTTTTCAGACCAACCGGGAGTACCAGACCTGCTTGGAAAAAATGCAGTTTCTCACTGAGTCTATCTCATGCCCTTACGGGATCTATGGGATCCTTGGAAATCATGATTTCCTGGAGATGGTTCACGGACTTGAAAGTATGGGAGTACGCATGCTTCTCAATGAATCTGTCGCTTTAGAAAACCAGGGGCAGAGAATCTGGATTGCCGGAGTGGACGATCCTCACTTTTATCACGTTCACGATATCCCCCGGGCTATGCAGCAGATTCCGCAAAAGTCCTTCAGCATTCTGCTCTGCCATTCCCCGGAAGCATGCAGACAGGCTTCTTTTGCCGGGGTGGACGTATATCTCTGCGGACACACCCATGGTGGTCAAATGTGTCTGCCAGGGGGTATTCCTGTTATCACCAACTCGTCAGTGTCCAGAAAGTATTCTGCAGGAGCCTGGGCCTTGGACAGGATGCAGGGCTATACTTCAAGGGGATGCGGCGCATCCGGCCTGCCTGCCCGGTTGAACTGCCCCCCTGAAATTAATCTGCATATTCTTGAAGGTTGA
- a CDS encoding two-component system sensor histidine kinase NtrB: MNNLQSIISDNILEAMPSGVMIIEKKGQVEIANSALCRILGISREVLLEKGSEILFLDNPENNDFNDVLLKVIQQEQVNYRSQVWYSRPDGKQRYVDIISSFFRNDQDEWRLVILIQDLTSLKNMHDREKDALQEKNNLEKLLAESLNKLTLSIAHQIRNPIMAIGGFANLVLKQPGSSEKTRDYVGYILESAGRLESMAHYVMEYASVSLPEPQHWSVESLVKPLCSEMSLRAEKEHAELLLNVPEKTNLMVWADMQQIKKVLEAVLENAIEAGDSEGIIRNRIIISAHHKDSQVVLCISDQGRGITSESMPYIFDPFFTTKAVGAGMGLSIAKRILIVNKGVIDISSPEDKGTLVTISLPCCPEQTSDECCRLDS; this comes from the coding sequence ATGAACAATCTGCAGAGTATCATCAGTGACAATATCCTGGAGGCTATGCCTTCGGGGGTGATGATTATCGAAAAAAAAGGACAAGTGGAGATTGCCAACTCAGCCCTGTGCAGAATATTAGGAATTTCCAGAGAGGTGCTCCTTGAAAAAGGCAGCGAGATACTTTTCCTGGACAACCCTGAAAACAATGATTTCAACGACGTCCTCTTAAAAGTCATCCAGCAGGAGCAGGTCAATTATCGCAGCCAGGTCTGGTATTCCAGGCCTGACGGAAAACAGAGATACGTAGATATCATTTCTTCATTTTTCAGAAACGACCAGGATGAATGGAGGCTGGTAATCCTTATCCAGGACCTGACCAGCTTAAAAAATATGCATGATCGTGAAAAGGATGCCCTGCAGGAAAAAAATAATCTTGAAAAACTGCTGGCTGAAAGCCTCAACAAACTGACCTTATCCATTGCGCACCAGATCCGTAATCCCATAATGGCCATCGGAGGCTTTGCCAATCTGGTTTTGAAGCAACCAGGATCATCTGAAAAAACCCGGGACTATGTCGGGTATATCCTGGAATCGGCCGGAAGGCTGGAGTCCATGGCTCATTATGTCATGGAATACGCCTCTGTAAGTTTGCCAGAACCTCAGCATTGGTCTGTAGAATCCCTGGTTAAACCTCTCTGTAGCGAGATGAGTCTCAGAGCTGAAAAGGAACACGCAGAGTTATTGTTAAATGTACCTGAGAAAACGAACCTGATGGTCTGGGCAGACATGCAGCAGATTAAAAAGGTCTTGGAAGCTGTTCTGGAAAATGCCATAGAAGCAGGAGACTCTGAAGGCATAATCAGGAATCGAATAATCATCTCAGCCCATCACAAAGACAGCCAGGTGGTACTCTGTATCTCTGACCAGGGCCGGGGCATTACCTCGGAAAGTATGCCCTACATATTTGACCCATTTTTCACCACCAAGGCTGTGGGAGCAGGCATGGGACTCAGTATAGCCAAACGCATTCTGATAGTGAATAAGGGTGTGATTGATATCTCCAGCCCGGAAGACAAGGGTACTCTGGTAACCATTTCCCTGCCCTGCTGTCCAGAACAAACCAGTGATGAGTGTTGCCGGCTGGATTCTTGA
- a CDS encoding DUF368 domain-containing protein gives MWKLFLKGFGIGAASIVPGLSGGTIALIMGIYARLIGIAGNIDHRTLAGFVRLAGRGHFGRAFEYAVQTWQLHFLIPIGAGALVAIFSTASLINFAISNYRGFVYSFFFGLVLVSIYYPLKRAGNIRFKEVLVFCLACALILLAQLSPLWSDLQGFSNIGALRFFLGGAVAMATMLLPGFSGSFMLVVMGVYFEILTAVASMDLKVISLVALGCVFGLISLAKVIRFLLTNFYSTTMCFLAGLMFGSLSALWPFQKEVQINEDKLITAGYILPESLAQGWPYFLCFVTGAGLVFLFILMDIKTGRHKKDVT, from the coding sequence ATGTGGAAACTTTTTTTAAAGGGCTTTGGAATTGGTGCTGCCAGCATTGTACCGGGGCTAAGTGGTGGAACAATTGCCCTCATCATGGGGATATATGCCCGGCTGATTGGTATTGCCGGCAATATAGATCACCGTACGCTTGCAGGTTTTGTGCGCCTGGCGGGCAGGGGACATTTTGGCCGGGCCTTTGAATATGCCGTTCAGACCTGGCAACTGCATTTTCTTATCCCCATAGGAGCAGGAGCGCTGGTGGCGATTTTCAGCACGGCTTCATTGATAAACTTTGCAATTTCAAACTACCGTGGTTTTGTTTATTCATTTTTTTTCGGCCTGGTACTGGTTTCAATTTACTACCCCCTGAAGAGAGCAGGCAACATCAGGTTCAAGGAAGTCCTTGTTTTTTGTCTGGCATGCGCATTGATACTGCTGGCGCAGCTTTCTCCCTTATGGAGCGATTTGCAGGGCTTCAGCAATATTGGGGCGCTTCGTTTTTTTCTGGGAGGGGCCGTGGCCATGGCCACCATGCTGTTGCCGGGCTTCAGCGGTTCATTCATGCTGGTGGTCATGGGGGTTTATTTTGAGATTCTAACTGCTGTTGCAAGCATGGACCTGAAAGTTATTTCTCTGGTAGCCTTGGGCTGCGTGTTTGGATTGATCAGCCTGGCCAAAGTTATCCGTTTTTTGCTGACAAACTTTTATTCCACCACCATGTGTTTTCTGGCAGGCCTTATGTTTGGTTCTTTATCTGCCCTGTGGCCTTTTCAGAAAGAAGTGCAAATAAATGAAGATAAGCTCATCACTGCGGGTTATATTCTGCCTGAAAGCCTGGCCCAGGGCTGGCCATATTTCTTATGCTTTGTAACCGGAGCAGGTCTGGTTTTTTTATTTATTCTGATGGATATTAAGACAGGCCGACATAAAAAAGAT